A genomic region of Streptomyces sp. R33 contains the following coding sequences:
- a CDS encoding DUF397 domain-containing protein, translating to MSIKSSAEGLSALTWVKSSYSTADGPNCVEVAWTKSSFSTADGADCVEIARTPGTVLVRDSKRPDDGRLAVAPAAWDGFVTYATA from the coding sequence ATGAGCATCAAGTCGTCGGCCGAGGGCCTCTCCGCGCTGACCTGGGTCAAGAGCAGCTACAGCACCGCCGACGGTCCCAACTGCGTCGAAGTCGCCTGGACCAAGAGCAGCTTCAGCACCGCTGATGGAGCCGACTGCGTAGAGATCGCCCGCACGCCCGGGACCGTCCTCGTCCGGGACTCCAAGCGGCCCGACGACGGGCGGCTGGCCGTCGCCCCGGCCGCCTGGGACGGGTTCGTCACCTACGCGACCGCGTGA
- a CDS encoding amidohydrolase, with protein sequence MPAADTVLTGARVRTLDPGRPEAGAVAVRGGEILAVGDEADVRDWRGPATEVVDLGGATLTPGLTDAHSHPVWGIEMATGTDLSAVKDLDQLRSALRGAPRTGGWVLGYGLDHNAFGGRPVEGALVEEALAGAPAFLRLYDGHSALASGAALHAAGITGPRTFDQRSEIVCDREGRPTGHLIEHAAMALVGALAPKPSSAERRSRLTALLGDMAATGLTVAHVMDLGDGDVPALLAGVEYEGDLPLRLNLSPWCMPGATPQDLAEVIALQGLRGRHWQVGGVKFFMDGTVEGGTAWLEHADCHGRGTDAFWPDPEAYSAAVRTLDAAGVRTATHAIGDAAVRHVLDTVASLGGQARLRHRIEHIETVPDDQLKRFAELGVIASMQPPHTAYTRADHSDEWSKRLGAARAARAWRCRDLRDAGAVLALGSDWPIAHHDARRVLAIARSPLGAAAAGPALTGLMALEGMTSHAALAAGEQQVAGRIAAGFRADLTAFALDPVDTAPDELAEAPIRLTMSGGRITHLRDSP encoded by the coding sequence GTGCCCGCTGCCGACACCGTCCTCACCGGAGCCCGCGTCCGCACCCTCGACCCCGGCCGCCCCGAGGCCGGCGCGGTAGCGGTCCGCGGCGGCGAGATCCTCGCCGTCGGCGACGAGGCCGACGTACGCGACTGGCGCGGCCCCGCCACCGAGGTGGTCGACCTCGGCGGCGCCACCCTCACCCCCGGCCTGACCGATGCCCACAGCCACCCCGTCTGGGGCATCGAGATGGCCACCGGAACCGACCTCTCCGCCGTCAAGGACCTCGACCAGCTGCGCTCCGCCCTCCGCGGCGCCCCCCGCACCGGGGGCTGGGTCCTCGGATACGGCCTCGACCACAACGCCTTCGGCGGCCGCCCCGTCGAAGGTGCCCTGGTCGAGGAGGCCCTGGCCGGCGCCCCCGCCTTCCTGCGCCTGTACGACGGCCACTCCGCCCTCGCCTCCGGCGCGGCCCTGCACGCCGCGGGCATCACCGGCCCGCGTACGTTCGACCAGCGCTCCGAGATCGTCTGCGACAGGGAAGGACGCCCGACCGGCCACCTGATCGAGCACGCCGCGATGGCCCTCGTGGGAGCCCTCGCCCCCAAGCCCTCGTCCGCCGAGCGGCGCAGCCGCCTCACCGCCCTGCTCGGCGACATGGCCGCCACCGGCCTCACCGTCGCCCACGTCATGGACCTGGGCGACGGAGACGTACCGGCCCTGCTCGCCGGCGTCGAGTACGAGGGCGACCTGCCGCTGCGGCTGAACCTCTCGCCCTGGTGCATGCCGGGCGCCACCCCGCAGGACCTGGCCGAGGTGATCGCACTCCAGGGCCTGCGCGGGCGCCACTGGCAGGTCGGCGGCGTGAAGTTCTTCATGGACGGCACCGTCGAGGGCGGCACCGCCTGGCTCGAGCACGCCGACTGCCACGGCCGCGGCACGGACGCCTTCTGGCCCGACCCCGAGGCCTACTCGGCGGCCGTACGGACCCTCGACGCGGCCGGGGTGCGTACGGCGACCCACGCCATCGGCGACGCGGCGGTCCGGCACGTCCTGGACACGGTGGCCTCCCTGGGCGGTCAGGCCCGGCTGCGGCACCGGATCGAGCACATCGAGACCGTCCCGGACGACCAGCTGAAGCGGTTCGCGGAGCTCGGGGTGATCGCCTCGATGCAGCCGCCGCACACCGCGTACACCCGGGCCGACCACAGCGACGAGTGGTCGAAGCGGCTGGGTGCGGCCCGCGCGGCCCGGGCCTGGCGCTGCCGGGACCTGCGGGACGCGGGGGCCGTGCTCGCCCTGGGCTCGGACTGGCCCATCGCCCACCACGACGCCCGCCGGGTCCTGGCCATCGCCCGCAGCCCGCTCGGCGCGGCCGCCGCAGGGCCCGCGCTGACCGGGCTGATGGCCCTGGAGGGCATGACCTCGCACGCCGCGCTCGCGGCCGGGGAGCAGCAGGTGGCGGGCCGGATCGCGGCCGGCTTCCGGGCGGACCTGACGGCCTTCGCGCTCGACCCGGTGGACACCGCCCCGGACGAGCTGGCCGAGGCCCCGATCCGGCTCACGATGTCGGGCGGCCGGATCACCCACCTACGGGACAGCCCTTAG
- a CDS encoding LacI family DNA-binding transcriptional regulator, translated as MTARLADIAAQAGVSEATVSRVLNGKPGVAAGTRESVLAALDVLGYERPVKLRQRSAGLVGLITPELDNPIFPALAQVIGQALTRQGYTPVLATQTPGGSTEDELTEMLVDRGVSGIIFVSGLHADTTADMGRYDQLRGQGVPYVLINGFSDKVQAPFVSPDDRAAMQLAVTHLTALGHTRIGLAVGPKRFVPVLRKIEGFRLGMKERLGLDEAEVEELIQHSLYTLEGGQAAAAALVARGCTAIVCASDMMALGAIRAARQQGLRVPQDVSVVGFDDSPLIAFTDPPLTTIRQPVQAMGQAAVRTLLEEIGGTPAPHSEFVFLPELVVRGSTASGPQQRRGPSRPQG; from the coding sequence GTGACCGCACGGCTTGCCGACATCGCAGCCCAGGCGGGGGTCAGCGAAGCCACAGTCAGCCGCGTGCTCAACGGCAAGCCCGGTGTGGCCGCAGGCACCCGCGAGTCCGTGCTGGCCGCGCTCGACGTGCTCGGCTACGAGCGCCCCGTGAAACTGCGCCAGCGCAGCGCGGGGCTCGTCGGCCTGATAACCCCCGAGCTCGACAACCCCATCTTCCCGGCGCTCGCCCAGGTCATCGGCCAGGCCCTGACCCGGCAGGGGTACACGCCGGTGCTGGCCACGCAGACGCCCGGCGGGTCCACCGAGGACGAGCTCACCGAGATGCTCGTCGACCGCGGGGTCTCCGGCATCATCTTCGTCTCCGGGCTGCACGCCGACACCACGGCCGACATGGGCCGCTACGACCAACTCCGCGGGCAGGGCGTCCCGTACGTCCTCATCAACGGGTTCTCCGACAAGGTGCAGGCCCCCTTCGTCTCCCCCGACGACCGCGCCGCGATGCAGCTCGCCGTGACCCACCTGACCGCGCTCGGGCACACCCGGATCGGGCTCGCGGTCGGACCCAAGCGGTTCGTGCCCGTCCTGCGCAAGATCGAGGGCTTCCGGCTCGGGATGAAGGAGCGGCTCGGCCTCGACGAGGCCGAGGTCGAGGAGCTCATCCAGCACTCCCTCTACACACTGGAGGGCGGGCAGGCCGCCGCGGCCGCGCTCGTCGCGCGCGGCTGCACCGCCATCGTGTGCGCGAGCGACATGATGGCGCTCGGGGCGATCCGGGCGGCCCGGCAGCAGGGGCTGCGGGTGCCGCAGGACGTCTCGGTCGTCGGCTTCGACGACTCCCCTCTCATAGCGTTCACCGATCCGCCGCTCACCACCATCCGGCAGCCCGTGCAGGCCATGGGGCAGGCGGCGGTCCGCACGCTCCTGGAGGAGATCGGCGGTACGCCGGCACCGCACAGCGAGTTCGTGTTCCTGCCCGAACTGGTCGTCCGCGGATCCACCGCCTCCGGTCCGCAGCAACGTAGGGGACCGTCTCGTCCCCAGGGGTGA
- a CDS encoding immunity 49 family protein: MQDVMRHEVSGHRISRALEDVTGRVYDHWHGLRFGGLLSLKGLHETRDDLLDHVGAQTLADPELGGAVVRRALRTAAECALGELSLGCFPDGDFEVPFPLLHEELSSMDISFGDAVDQAPTARTWLDAFALCLVSGAVRERDRVIGLLLRNDFAPALHDGVPYSPLDSHSDPAELAEMDALCLYLTRAAGHLPRDWPDATLCKPDAAERAEAARRLDGLGVLTPDQRLLRVLLDDDQAAFERALAGNLAGLREGARPDAAPRTLFPAGTIAVAALAVQVHGWRLGVTSAYLPQSLLHA; encoded by the coding sequence ATGCAGGACGTGATGCGGCACGAGGTCAGCGGGCACCGGATATCCCGGGCACTGGAGGACGTCACCGGACGGGTCTACGACCACTGGCACGGGCTGCGGTTCGGGGGGCTGCTGTCCCTGAAGGGGCTCCACGAGACCCGCGACGACCTCCTCGACCACGTCGGCGCGCAGACGCTGGCGGATCCCGAGCTGGGCGGAGCCGTCGTACGCCGTGCGCTGCGGACGGCCGCCGAATGCGCGCTCGGGGAGCTCTCCCTCGGTTGCTTCCCCGACGGCGACTTCGAGGTGCCGTTCCCCCTGCTCCATGAGGAGCTCAGCAGCATGGACATCTCCTTCGGCGACGCGGTCGACCAGGCGCCCACCGCCCGGACCTGGCTGGACGCCTTCGCGTTGTGCCTGGTCAGCGGGGCGGTGCGGGAGCGGGACCGCGTCATCGGGCTGCTGCTGCGCAACGACTTCGCGCCCGCCCTCCACGACGGCGTGCCCTACTCGCCGCTCGACTCGCACTCCGACCCGGCCGAGCTCGCCGAGATGGACGCGCTGTGCCTCTACCTCACCCGGGCGGCCGGGCACCTGCCGCGGGACTGGCCGGACGCGACCCTGTGCAAGCCGGACGCCGCCGAGCGCGCGGAGGCAGCCCGCCGCCTGGACGGCCTCGGCGTGCTCACACCGGACCAGCGGCTGCTGCGCGTCCTGCTCGACGACGACCAGGCCGCCTTCGAACGCGCCCTGGCCGGGAACCTCGCCGGCCTGCGCGAGGGCGCACGCCCCGACGCGGCCCCCCGCACCCTGTTCCCGGCCGGCACGATCGCCGTGGCCGCGCTCGCCGTCCAGGTCCACGGCTGGCGGCTCGGCGTCACCTCCGCGTACCTCCCGCAGAGCCTGCTGCACGCCTGA
- a CDS encoding TetR/AcrR family transcriptional regulator translates to MARPRTPLLDRERITTTALQLVAEQGEFSVPQIARALGVQTASVYHHVDGRAGVVELVRERVCAGIADETLELEPWDRALEAWARSYRASFAAYPRVIPLLMTTPVRAPRVLAQYERAVGMLLAAGFTRHQVMPLLTALENLVLGSALDLAAPEAMWEPTPDTPLLADALTAVGPGRADAAFDVGLAAFLMYARTLLGETG, encoded by the coding sequence ATGGCACGGCCGCGCACCCCCCTGCTCGACCGGGAGCGGATCACCACGACCGCACTGCAACTGGTCGCGGAACAGGGCGAGTTCAGCGTCCCGCAGATCGCCCGGGCGCTCGGGGTGCAGACCGCGTCGGTGTACCACCACGTGGACGGCCGGGCCGGGGTGGTGGAGCTGGTGCGCGAGCGGGTGTGCGCGGGGATCGCCGACGAGACCCTCGAACTCGAGCCCTGGGACCGGGCCCTGGAGGCCTGGGCGCGCTCCTACCGGGCCTCGTTCGCCGCGTACCCGCGCGTCATCCCGCTGCTGATGACCACGCCGGTGCGGGCCCCGCGGGTGCTGGCGCAGTACGAGCGGGCGGTCGGCATGCTGCTGGCGGCGGGTTTCACCCGCCACCAGGTGATGCCGCTGTTGACGGCGCTGGAGAACCTGGTCCTCGGCTCGGCCCTGGACCTGGCCGCCCCCGAGGCCATGTGGGAGCCGACACCGGACACCCCGCTGCTCGCCGATGCCCTGACGGCCGTCGGCCCGGGCCGCGCGGACGCCGCGTTCGACGTGGGCCTGGCGGCGTTCCTGATGTACGCCCGCACCCTGCTGGGCGAAACGGGCTGA
- a CDS encoding APC family permease has translation MPEMPEPPADRPALRRAALGTADISFFVVSAAAPLTVMAGVAPVAILLGGIGAPAGYLLAGLTLAVFAVGFTTMSRHVRSGGAFYAYITRGLGKRVGIGAALLALVGYNGMEIGVYGLLGTTTADTAHALGGLDVPWLPVSLAGLALIWYGGFRSIDFGAKVLGVLLVAETGILVLLAAGVLVKGGAHGLSAGSFAPGAVLVPGTAAVLAFAFAAFTGFESTVIYRREARDPDRTIPRATYIAVAFLGLFYAFIVWTVIQAFGAEEVIAAAAEDPGGLFFAAITTYVGPWAADLMHLFIVTSVIASLLAFHNAINRYVLALAEEGVLPAALGRVHPRHRSPYLAGLAQTALGAVVVLGFALAGADPYQQLLLWVNTPGMIGLMALMLLAAIAVPVYFRRTAHTEGPWRTVVAPVAAAVLLAVAIVLVVSEVGLFTMAPTPVNTVLVALVPAVFLAGLGLARRLERRRPEVYARFAAEPAEAPEGEEPCPLPTPSSPEPASAPSTPAAPRPAR, from the coding sequence ATGCCCGAAATGCCGGAACCGCCAGCAGACAGACCCGCCCTGCGCCGCGCAGCGCTCGGCACCGCGGACATCTCCTTCTTCGTGGTCTCCGCCGCCGCCCCGCTCACCGTCATGGCCGGCGTCGCCCCCGTCGCGATCCTGCTCGGCGGCATCGGAGCCCCCGCCGGATACCTCCTCGCCGGCCTCACCCTCGCCGTCTTCGCCGTCGGGTTCACCACCATGAGCCGCCACGTCCGCAGCGGCGGCGCCTTCTACGCGTACATCACCCGCGGCCTCGGCAAGCGCGTCGGCATCGGCGCCGCCCTGCTCGCCCTGGTCGGTTACAACGGCATGGAGATCGGGGTCTACGGCCTCCTCGGCACCACCACCGCCGACACCGCCCACGCCCTCGGCGGCCTCGACGTCCCCTGGCTGCCCGTCTCCCTCGCCGGCCTCGCCCTCATCTGGTACGGCGGCTTCCGCTCGATCGACTTCGGCGCCAAGGTGCTCGGCGTCCTGCTGGTCGCCGAGACCGGGATACTCGTCCTGCTCGCCGCCGGAGTCCTCGTCAAGGGCGGCGCCCACGGGCTCTCCGCCGGCTCCTTCGCCCCCGGCGCGGTCCTCGTCCCCGGCACCGCCGCCGTCCTGGCCTTCGCCTTCGCCGCGTTCACCGGTTTCGAGTCCACCGTCATCTACCGCCGCGAGGCCCGCGACCCCGACCGGACCATCCCGCGCGCCACCTACATCGCCGTCGCCTTCCTCGGCCTCTTCTACGCCTTCATCGTCTGGACCGTCATCCAGGCCTTCGGCGCCGAGGAGGTGATCGCGGCCGCCGCCGAGGACCCCGGCGGCCTCTTCTTCGCCGCGATCACCACGTACGTCGGCCCCTGGGCGGCCGACCTGATGCACCTCTTCATCGTCACCAGCGTCATCGCCTCCCTCCTCGCCTTCCACAACGCCATCAACCGCTACGTACTCGCCCTCGCCGAGGAGGGCGTGCTCCCCGCCGCCCTCGGCCGGGTCCACCCGCGCCACCGCTCCCCGTACCTCGCCGGGCTCGCCCAGACCGCCCTCGGCGCCGTCGTCGTCCTCGGTTTCGCGCTGGCCGGGGCCGACCCCTACCAGCAGCTGCTGCTCTGGGTGAACACGCCCGGCATGATCGGGCTCATGGCGCTGATGCTGCTCGCCGCGATCGCCGTACCCGTCTACTTCCGGCGCACCGCGCACACCGAGGGCCCCTGGCGGACCGTGGTCGCGCCCGTCGCCGCCGCCGTGCTGCTCGCCGTGGCGATCGTGCTGGTCGTCTCCGAGGTCGGCCTGTTCACCATGGCCCCCACCCCCGTCAACACCGTCCTCGTCGCCCTCGTGCCCGCCGTTTTCCTGGCCGGGCTCGGGCTCGCCCGGCGCCTCGAGAGGCGCCGCCCCGAGGTCTACGCCCGATTCGCCGCCGAGCCCGCCGAAGCCCCTGAAGGAGAAGAGCCGTGCCCGCTGCCGACACCGTCCTCACCGGAGCCCGCGTCCGCACCCTCGACCCCGGCCGCCCCGAGGCCGGCGCGGTAG
- a CDS encoding alpha-amylase family glycosyl hydrolase, producing the protein MTHELTASRLASASSKATESVGWWRDAVIYQVYVRSFADSDGDGIGDLRGVRTRLPHLARLGVDAVWLTPFYVSPQADGGYDVADYRAVDPLFGDLSDADELVRAAHALGLRVIVDVVPNHTSDRHVWFQEALTADPGSPAGVRARARYHFRPGRGPHGERPPNDWESVFGGPAWTRTPDGAWYLHLFAPEQPDLNWEHPEVAEEFASVLRFWLDLGVDGFRIDVAHGMVKASGLPDIGRGAQATLIGTEPLPFFDQDGVHEIHRSWRRLLDSYPGPRIGVAEAWAPTSERLALYVRPDELHQAFNFRFLNCPWDARAMRTVIDESLAATASVGAPTTWVLSNHDVVRHVTRYGGGAQGLARARAAALLMLALPGSAYLYQGEELGLPEVDDLPDAVRQDPAFLRTAGQDGLRDGCRIPLPWSGEQPPYGFGPAGSWLPQPADWAPLSVAAQTGDPHSTLELYRAALELRRALPGLGAPDAGPLTWLPAPAGVLLFTRPGFACTFNSRCEPLELPSPGRPVLSSAPVETDGRTVLLPADSCTWWAL; encoded by the coding sequence ATGACCCATGAGCTGACAGCATCCCGGCTTGCAAGCGCTTCCAGCAAGGCGACCGAAAGCGTCGGCTGGTGGCGCGATGCCGTCATCTATCAGGTGTACGTACGGTCCTTCGCGGACAGCGACGGCGACGGCATCGGCGACCTCCGCGGGGTGCGCACGCGCCTGCCCCACCTGGCCCGGCTCGGGGTCGACGCCGTCTGGCTCACCCCTTTCTACGTCTCCCCGCAGGCCGACGGCGGTTACGACGTCGCCGACTACCGGGCCGTCGACCCCCTCTTCGGGGACCTCTCCGACGCCGACGAGCTCGTCCGGGCCGCCCACGCGCTGGGCCTGCGGGTCATCGTGGACGTGGTCCCCAACCACACCTCCGACCGGCACGTCTGGTTCCAGGAGGCCCTGACCGCGGACCCGGGCAGCCCGGCCGGGGTCCGGGCCCGGGCCCGCTACCACTTCCGCCCCGGACGCGGACCCCACGGGGAGCGCCCGCCCAACGACTGGGAGTCCGTCTTCGGCGGCCCCGCCTGGACCCGGACCCCGGACGGCGCCTGGTACCTGCACCTCTTCGCCCCCGAGCAGCCCGACCTGAACTGGGAGCACCCCGAGGTCGCGGAGGAGTTCGCCTCCGTCCTGCGCTTCTGGCTCGACCTCGGCGTCGACGGCTTCCGCATCGACGTCGCCCACGGCATGGTCAAGGCCTCCGGCCTGCCCGACATCGGCCGCGGCGCCCAGGCCACCCTGATCGGCACCGAGCCGCTCCCCTTCTTCGACCAGGACGGCGTGCACGAGATCCACCGCTCCTGGCGGCGGCTGCTCGACTCCTACCCGGGCCCGCGCATCGGCGTCGCCGAGGCCTGGGCGCCGACCTCCGAGCGGCTCGCCCTGTACGTCCGGCCCGACGAGCTGCACCAGGCCTTCAACTTCCGCTTCCTGAACTGCCCGTGGGACGCCCGGGCGATGCGGACCGTCATCGACGAGTCCCTGGCCGCCACCGCCTCCGTCGGCGCCCCCACCACCTGGGTGCTGTCCAACCACGACGTCGTACGCCACGTCACCCGCTACGGCGGCGGCGCACAGGGGCTGGCCCGGGCCCGGGCCGCCGCCCTGCTGATGCTCGCCCTGCCCGGCTCCGCGTACCTCTACCAGGGCGAGGAGCTCGGCCTGCCCGAGGTAGACGACCTCCCCGACGCCGTGCGCCAGGACCCCGCCTTCCTGCGCACCGCCGGGCAGGACGGACTGCGCGACGGCTGCCGGATCCCGCTGCCCTGGTCCGGCGAGCAGCCCCCGTACGGTTTCGGCCCGGCCGGCAGCTGGCTCCCGCAGCCCGCGGACTGGGCCCCGCTGAGCGTCGCCGCCCAGACCGGCGACCCGCACTCCACCCTCGAGCTGTACCGCGCCGCCCTGGAGCTGCGCCGCGCACTGCCCGGCCTCGGTGCCCCCGACGCGGGCCCGCTGACCTGGCTGCCCGCCCCCGCGGGCGTCCTCCTCTTCACCCGGCCCGGCTTCGCCTGCACCTTCAACAGCCGCTGCGAGCCGCTCGAACTGCCCTCGCCGGGACGCCCCGTACTCTCCAGCGCGCCGGTCGAGACGGACGGCCGGACCGTGCTGCTGCCCGCGGATTCGTGCACGTGGTGGGCTTTGTGA
- a CDS encoding phosphatase PAP2 family protein, giving the protein MGESSVKTLETRTEVSSPHVTESETRPGAQRTHLSRLRAPRRPRIWFEILLIGVSYWTYSLIRNAVPEQKADALANADWLWGLERTLGIAVEQSVNHAVNSVTWLIVGMNYYYATLHFIVTIAVLVWIYRFHPGRYAATRLVLFATTGVALVGYYFFPLAPPRLMNGQDFVDTVLVHHTWGSMASGNLKHMSNQYAAMPSMHIGWSLWCGLTIFAVASAPWARILGLLYPTATLVVIVATANHFWLDAVGGMLCLAFGYTVSRSWYGSLPHRLPREPEYAGPHPASALLNRFRADR; this is encoded by the coding sequence ATGGGTGAATCGAGCGTGAAGACACTGGAAACCCGGACGGAAGTCTCGTCACCCCACGTGACCGAGAGCGAAACTCGTCCGGGCGCTCAGCGCACCCATTTGTCCCGGTTGCGAGCCCCACGCCGGCCCCGGATCTGGTTCGAGATCCTGCTCATCGGGGTCAGTTACTGGACGTACTCACTCATCCGCAACGCGGTGCCCGAGCAGAAGGCGGACGCCCTCGCGAACGCCGACTGGCTGTGGGGCCTCGAGCGCACCCTCGGGATCGCTGTGGAGCAGTCGGTCAACCACGCCGTGAACTCGGTGACGTGGCTGATCGTCGGCATGAACTACTACTACGCCACGCTCCACTTCATCGTGACCATCGCCGTCCTGGTCTGGATCTACCGCTTCCATCCGGGGCGCTACGCGGCCACGCGCCTGGTCCTCTTCGCCACCACGGGCGTCGCCCTGGTCGGCTACTACTTCTTCCCGCTCGCGCCGCCCCGGCTGATGAACGGGCAGGACTTCGTCGACACCGTGCTGGTCCACCACACCTGGGGCTCCATGGCCTCCGGCAACCTCAAGCACATGTCGAACCAGTACGCCGCCATGCCCTCCATGCACATAGGGTGGTCGCTCTGGTGCGGGCTGACGATCTTCGCCGTCGCCTCCGCCCCCTGGGCCCGGATCCTGGGCCTGCTCTACCCGACGGCCACCCTCGTGGTGATCGTGGCCACCGCAAACCACTTCTGGCTGGACGCCGTGGGCGGCATGCTCTGCCTGGCGTTCGGCTACACCGTCTCGCGCAGCTGGTACGGCTCGCTGCCGCACCGGCTGCCGCGCGAGCCCGAGTACGCGGGACCGCACCCGGCGTCGGCCCTGCTGAACCGCTTCCGCGCCGACCGCTGA
- a CDS encoding extracellular solute-binding protein, which translates to MRRGIAATALVATLALAATACGGDDKDAAGEAKAGGELSGTVTWWDTSNDAEKASFQKIAEAFTAKHPKVTVKYVNVPYGDAQNKVKNAFSSGSEAPDVIRADVGWVADFASLGYLDEVPAETAKKVDAEFLPQAAASGKFEGKTYAVPQVIDTLGLFYNKKMLADAGVQPPKTLEEVKTAAAAIKAKTGKAGLYLRGDDSYWFLPLIYGEGGDLVDAKNKTVTVDNAAGVKAFKTARDLVTSGAAITNATDGWVNMQTAFKSGEAAMMINGPWAVADTYAGDQFKDKANLGVAAVPAGSAKAGAPQGGHDLAVYAGSKNRAAAHAFVEYMTSQDVQVQSTKELSLLPTRTAAYEQPDVKSSEMVQFFKPAVDKAVERAWIPENGSLFEPLKVEYTKAITGASSPEDAAKAAGVEFRKILKGWK; encoded by the coding sequence ATGCGGCGTGGCATAGCGGCCACCGCGCTGGTCGCGACCCTGGCGCTCGCGGCGACGGCTTGCGGTGGGGACGACAAGGACGCGGCCGGCGAGGCCAAGGCGGGCGGCGAGCTTTCCGGCACGGTCACGTGGTGGGACACCTCGAACGACGCCGAGAAGGCCAGCTTCCAGAAGATCGCCGAGGCGTTCACCGCGAAGCACCCGAAGGTCACCGTCAAGTACGTCAACGTCCCGTACGGCGACGCGCAGAACAAGGTCAAGAACGCCTTCAGCAGCGGTTCCGAAGCCCCTGACGTGATCCGCGCGGACGTCGGCTGGGTCGCCGACTTCGCGTCCCTCGGCTACCTCGACGAGGTCCCGGCCGAGACGGCCAAGAAGGTCGACGCCGAGTTCCTGCCGCAGGCCGCGGCCAGCGGCAAGTTCGAGGGCAAGACCTACGCGGTCCCGCAGGTCATCGACACCCTCGGCCTCTTCTACAACAAGAAGATGCTCGCGGACGCCGGCGTCCAGCCCCCCAAGACGCTGGAAGAGGTGAAGACGGCCGCCGCCGCCATCAAGGCGAAGACCGGCAAGGCCGGCCTCTACCTGCGCGGCGACGACTCCTACTGGTTCCTCCCCCTCATCTACGGCGAGGGCGGCGACCTGGTCGACGCGAAGAACAAGACGGTCACCGTCGACAACGCGGCGGGCGTCAAGGCGTTCAAGACCGCCCGCGACCTGGTCACCTCCGGCGCGGCGATCACCAACGCCACCGACGGCTGGGTCAACATGCAGACCGCCTTCAAGTCGGGCGAAGCCGCGATGATGATCAACGGCCCGTGGGCCGTCGCCGACACCTACGCCGGCGACCAGTTCAAGGACAAGGCCAACCTCGGCGTCGCCGCCGTCCCGGCCGGCTCCGCCAAGGCCGGCGCCCCGCAGGGCGGCCACGACCTCGCCGTCTACGCCGGCTCCAAGAACCGTGCCGCCGCGCACGCCTTCGTGGAGTACATGACCTCGCAGGACGTGCAGGTGCAGTCCACCAAGGAGCTCAGCCTGCTCCCGACGCGGACCGCCGCCTACGAGCAGCCCGACGTCAAGTCCAGCGAGATGGTCCAGTTCTTCAAGCCGGCGGTGGACAAGGCCGTCGAGCGCGCCTGGATCCCGGAGAACGGCTCCCTCTTCGAGCCGCTGAAGGTCGAGTACACCAAGGCGATCACCGGGGCCTCGAGCCCGGAGGACGCGGCCAAGGCGGCCGGCGTCGAGTTCCGCAAGATCCTCAAGGGCTGGAAGTAG
- a CDS encoding helix-turn-helix domain-containing protein, with amino-acid sequence MSAEGTDESSWALDPEDESGAVVAAVGRQLKMWREAAGFDRSTFAERMGYGADLTRKIESGTRIPRPEFLDKADEVLGADGKIAAMKLDVEKARYPKKVRDLAKLESAAVEIGSYDNVVVTGLLQTEEYARALFGLRRPGFSEDEVERLATARLARQKLIQRHPAPLLTVVQEEAVLRRPIGGKMVLRRQLEHLLEVGRLRTVEIQVMPTVVEEHAGLGSSFTVMRLKDGTTVGHSEVQLASRLIIDPKEVQIMDMRYGMIRAQALTPRESLTFIEKVLGET; translated from the coding sequence ATGAGCGCAGAGGGCACCGACGAGTCGAGCTGGGCACTCGATCCGGAGGACGAATCCGGGGCGGTCGTCGCGGCGGTGGGACGCCAGTTGAAAATGTGGCGGGAGGCGGCCGGATTCGACCGGTCCACTTTTGCTGAACGGATGGGCTACGGGGCGGACCTGACCCGCAAGATCGAAAGCGGCACCCGCATTCCGCGTCCGGAGTTCCTGGACAAGGCGGACGAGGTTCTCGGCGCGGACGGGAAGATCGCCGCGATGAAGTTGGACGTCGAAAAGGCCCGGTACCCCAAGAAGGTTCGGGATCTGGCCAAGTTGGAATCAGCGGCGGTGGAGATCGGGTCGTACGACAACGTGGTGGTGACGGGCCTGCTCCAGACCGAGGAGTACGCGCGGGCGCTGTTCGGGCTCAGGCGCCCGGGGTTTTCGGAGGACGAGGTCGAACGCCTGGCCACGGCGAGGCTGGCTCGTCAGAAGCTCATCCAGCGGCATCCGGCGCCGCTGCTGACCGTTGTGCAGGAAGAGGCTGTCCTGCGACGCCCCATTGGGGGCAAGATGGTGTTGCGCCGCCAACTGGAACACCTGTTGGAGGTCGGCCGGTTGCGCACCGTGGAGATCCAGGTCATGCCCACTGTGGTTGAGGAGCACGCCGGTCTTGGCTCATCGTTCACAGTCATGCGGCTCAAGGACGGAACGACCGTCGGACACAGCGAGGTTCAGCTGGCCAGCCGCTTGATCATTGATCCCAAAGAGGTCCAGATCATGGACATGCGCTATGGCATGATCCGGGCACAGGCTCTGACGCCTCGCGAATCTTTGACGTTCATCGAGAAGGTACTGGGGGAGACATGA